One window of the Perca flavescens isolate YP-PL-M2 chromosome 16, PFLA_1.0, whole genome shotgun sequence genome contains the following:
- the derl2 gene encoding derlin-2, with protein sequence MAYQTLQQEYLQIPAVTRAYTTACVLTTAAVQLEIITPFQLYFNPDLILKNYQVWRLITNFLFFGPVGFNFLFNMIFLYRYCRMLEEGSFRGRTADFVFMFLFGGLLMTIFGTFVSLVFLGQAFTIMLVYVWSRRNPHVRMNFFGLLNFQAPFLPWVLMGFSLLLGNSIIVDLLGIAVGHVYFFLEDVFPNQPGGGRWLKTPSIIKMLFDTPEEDANYNPLPEERPGGFAWGEGQRLGG encoded by the exons ATGGCTTACCAGACACTACAACAGGAGTACTTACAGATTCCTGCTGTTACCAGGGCATATACAACCGCCTGCGTACTCACAACTGCTGCAGTG CAACTAGAGATCATCACACCATTTCAGCTATACTTCAATCCGGATTTGATTCTAAAGAATTACCAG GTATGGCGACTAATAACCAACTTCCTGTTTTTTGGTCCAGTTGGCTTCAATTTCCTGTTCAATATGATTTTTCT GTACAGATACTGTCGTATGCTAGAGGAGGGCTCTTTCAGGGGACGCACAGCTGACTTTGTCTTCATGTTCCTCTTTGGTGGACTTCTGATGACT ATATTTGGGACTTTTGTGAGTCTGGTGTTCCTGGGCCAAGCCTTCACTATCATGCTGGTGTACGTGTGGAGTCGGCGAAACCCACACGTCCGCATGAATTTCTTTGGTCTGCTGAATTTCCAGGCACCCTTTCTTCCCTGGGTGCTGATGGGATTCTCACTTCTGCTGGGCAACTCCATCATTGTGGATCTTTTAG GTATCGCTGTTGGTCATGTGTATTTCTTTCTGGAGGATGTTTTTCCCAACCAGCCAGGAGGTGGAAGGTGGCTCAAGACCCCATCTATCAT AAAGATGCTGTTTGACACACCAGAGGAAGATGCCAACTACAACCCCCTTCCTGAGGAGCGCCCAGGAGGGTTTGCCTGGGGAGAGGGACAGCGCCTTGGAGGTTAA